CTCCTCAGGTACAATCTTCTCTAAAGCAGTCACATACTCCCCTTGATCATAATAGCTTAGCTTTTCATGTGTATCAATAATCCCAGAAGTGATCTCAGCTACTCGCGGCTCCACAGGGTCACTGATTTTCCAATGCACACCAGCTATTCTAAAACCTACCTTCGCATGATTAAAGAAAAGGTTATCAAGCTCCTTGAATGATGCCGTTAGCATCCTGTTACCATGCTCCACCAAGCAGCTATGGTACCAATTGACAACATCCCGACCATATTGGGTATTGATATATGCCTTATCCTTGAAGATGTCATAATTTCGGTCCGGAAGCTCTACCTGACCAAAGTTATTCATAATACGGTCCCAAGCTTCGTTCACGGCTTCAATTGCTCCGTACTTATCCATTACATACTGTACAAATGACTTCTTTGCCAGTCTTGAATAACACTGCAAGGTACCTCTGTTCGGGTAGCCACCCCAGTCATGCAAATCAAATGAAGGATAACGGAGCTCACCACTTGGCCCCATACTGATGATAATTTTCCTCAGGTCTTCCTTATTGTACTGGAACAGCTTCAGAAACTCATGTATAAACTCCTGATACAATGGAACAACATATTCATCTGACCAAAGTGAAACATACTCCGAAGATTTCTCACCTGTCTCACTGACATACTTCAGGTCAGATATCTTCTCCACCTTACTCTGTGTAATCAGCAGTTCTCCCCACAGCCATTCAGGCAGTGTCTGAACCTGATTCAGTTGGGATGCATATATAAAATGGAAACACAACTCAGGGACAAAACCCATCCTGTGAGACTCCAAAATTCTTTTTACTCTCAGACAGTAAGACCAGTCAAAGTCTCTCCTGTCTTCCTCATTCACACGCCCCCAGAAGATCGGCACGACAACGTCTTGCACTCCCAGTTGCTTCATTTCTTTCACCCACTGTTCAAACTGCTTCCACTCTTGCTCACTTCTCTCCTGCAAATTGGAAAGGTTAACGCTGAGTGGAGCTGTTACTTCGACCAGTCTGTTAGATGTTTTCAGGCCCGTAAGCATAATAGTATTTTATTTATAGTAGTGACTCACAAAAGTCACTTCACACACACATTAATATGAAGTAAGTTACAGTTAACACCTACCTCCAGGTGCGGTCAAAATACGCTTTAAGGAACAAGTCTGCACACATTTGGAGTGGTATTTCTCATTATCCCCCATATTATTTTTCTGCAACCGTTTGAAATTCAAACGCTCTATCTGATTCAATTGTATAATTTGTCTAAAACAGGATTTTACCTTAATCGGTTTCACACCTTTCTTTGATCAGTATCCTTACTAGTATTGTAGAATAGTAAGTTTACACTACCTGCTATCTGCCCATATCCATTTCTTTTTTTGGGTATTTATCATTTATTTAGCCATATCTAATTGCTGACCAACATAAATTCAAAAACAGATGGAGAACGAGGAAAAAAAATTACCTGAAAACCAAATCAATATAGAACTAACGGAAGATGTAGCGGAAGGGGTTTATGCTAATCTGGCGATGATTGCCCACTCCAACAGTGAGTTTGTGCTGGATTTTATCAGAATGATGCCAGGTGTTCCAAAAGCGAAAGTAAAATCAAGAGTCATCCTGACTCCTGAACACGCTAAAAGGCTGATGCATGCCTTACAGGACAACCTTCAGAAATATGAGCAAAGTTTTGGACCGATTAAAAGAACAGAAGATGCCCCAAAATTCCCAATGGGATTCGGAGGTACAATGGGTGAAGCTTAATCCGGTTTATCTCATGAAATCATAACCATTACAAAGCGTCAATATCTGAGGTATACCACATCTCAGGGTTGACGCTTTTTTTATATCAATAAACACACAACCTATGGATTTCAATTTCAGTTGGGAAACCAAAGACAAAGTTGTATTGGAAGGCAAGGGATGGATGCCTGACAACCAACAACCGAAAGCCATTATCTGTATGGTACATGGATTTGGCGAACACATTGGTCGTTATGAACATGTTGCAAAATTCTTCAACACACATGGGTACGGTTTTATCGGATACGACCTACGTGGTCATGGCAAATCAGGAGGCAAACGGGGTGTCGTACCGAGCTATGACTCCCTAATGGAAAACATCACTGAATTCCTAGCACTGGTTCACAGTAAGTTTGAAGGTATTCCTATTATCCTATATGGACATAGCATGGGCGGAAATCTGGTAACTGTCTACACCCTTCGTGAACGTCCATCCATTGTAAAAGCTGTCATTGTTACGAGTCCTTGGTTACGATTGACCAATACACCAGCCAAGCCTGTGGTCATGGTCGGAAAAGTGATTGGTAACTTACTCCCATCCTTCACCCTTCCAACCAAGTTGGTTCCTGAAGACCTTTCCTCTGACCTAACCGTTGGCAGAAAATACCAGGATGACCCACTTGTTCATGGAAAAATCAGTTCAATGCTTTTCTCAGGAGTCAATGACGCTGGACAATGGGCGCTACTTAATGCAAACCTATTAAAACACCCACTATTGCTTATGCATGGCAACGCTGACAATATCACTTCTCACAAAGCAAGTGAAGAGTTTATCAGAAATGCTCCTTCTGACCTTGTCACATACAAAAGCTGGAACGGTATGCGCCATGAGCTACACAATGAAATGGTTAAAGACAAAGTCTTGGAAGAAGAACTTCAGTTTATACAACTACACCTCAATTAATATAAAAATGGACAGCACTTAAGGTACTGTCCATTTTTTTCGATCAGCTCAAAGGCACTGAACTGCTTACTATATGTAAATCCTGCTGTGGGAATGGCACTACAACTCCCCTTTCCCTAAACAATTCATCGATCCGAAACCTTAACTCACTACTGATCACTTCCATTCTCCAAACATCCTCTGACCAGAAATACAGCTCAAAATCCAAGGAAGAATTTCCAAAGTCAGAAAAGATCACTACAGGCTCCAAATGCTTTGTAACAGACTTATGCTCATAAGCACACTGCAACAACGTATCTCTTACCAACTTGAGATCTGATCCGTACGCCACCCCTACTTTGATCTTAAATCGGGTAGAGTTATTTCCTTCTGACCAGTTCACGACATTGTCAGTAATAAATTTTGAGTTAGGAATAATGATTACAATCTCATCCTTTGTCACTACCAATGATGTTCTGAAACCTATCTTCTGCACCCTACCTACAAGTCCATCTATCTCAACAACATCCCCATTATTCACCTGACCTTCAAAAAGAATAAATAGTCCTGCTGCCAAATCATAAAACACCTGTTGCAACCCTAACCCAACACCTACCAACAAGGCTGCCGAACCTGCCAGAAATAGACTTACATCGAGGTCTAGGATTTGCAGCACCAATATGACCAACACCACATAAGAGAGGTACTTCATTACCTGCAATAAGTTCCCTGCTCTTCGAATGTCAATACCAGATTGCATATGCATAAAGCGTTCAACTCTACCATAAACAATTCTCCCCACAAATTTGAAAAATACAACTAACAGCGCTATAATAACTAACTGAAATGGGGTAAAGGATTTTCCCTGAAATTCAAATAATGGGTAGTTCAGAAACTCCTGAAGCGACAAATTCATAGTTAAAGAAAGTTATTATTGATGCCTTACATCTCAACAAGATTAAAAAATGTCTTACAATTATCTAATTATACAATTATTTTATCACTATATTTCAGATAAATGTTCAATTTAGAAATGAACATATGATTCTGCTATCTTTAGTCAGCGCATAGCTGATTTCTGTTGACCCCTTTTTTTGAATAACCCAAAACCTAGAGTTTTATATGGAAGCATTGCTGATCGAACAAAAAGAGTTTATCCCACTAATCGACTTTAATACTGACTCAGACATTTTATCTATTTCTGGACAATCTTATCACGAATACACTACAGAGTTTTTCCAGCCGGTCTTTAAATGGCTTAGAGAGTACCTTTCCACTCCTAATCGGGAAGTTACGCTCAACTTTAAGATGACATACTTCAATACAGCCTCTTCAAAGTGTTTTTACCACATTATTGAGATGCTGTATGAATATGACATTTCAGGAGAAGGGAAGGCTATTGTCAACTGGTATTATCCAATCAACGATGAGGATATGATGGAAACTGGAGAGGACTACAAGTTTGACTCTGAATGGGAAAACATCACGCTTATCCCTTATTAGTAGGTAAACTCACCCAATTCAACAAGGCACAACACATCAAAAGAAAAGTCATCATGGACATTGCGTTCATGATGACTTTTCTTTTTCTCCCAAAAGCTAATACATGTCAGGTTTCAAGTCACAACAACCTTTTTCCACACATCGGGCTCTTGACAGACCTTATTCCTCTTTATTTCAAGTGTTTTCATCGAAATTGTCTAATAATTTTTCAATTAACACTTATTTATTTCATATAAATTTTCTTTCTTTTGCATAATAACAACAACATTCTTCAAGTTATTGAGACATCGTAAGGTTTGAATTGC
This portion of the Limibacter armeniacum genome encodes:
- a CDS encoding mechanosensitive ion channel family protein, with the protein product MNLSLQEFLNYPLFEFQGKSFTPFQLVIIALLVVFFKFVGRIVYGRVERFMHMQSGIDIRRAGNLLQVMKYLSYVVLVILVLQILDLDVSLFLAGSAALLVGVGLGLQQVFYDLAAGLFILFEGQVNNGDVVEIDGLVGRVQKIGFRTSLVVTKDEIVIIIPNSKFITDNVVNWSEGNNSTRFKIKVGVAYGSDLKLVRDTLLQCAYEHKSVTKHLEPVVIFSDFGNSSLDFELYFWSEDVWRMEVISSELRFRIDELFRERGVVVPFPQQDLHIVSSSVPLS
- a CDS encoding alpha/beta hydrolase, encoding MDFNFSWETKDKVVLEGKGWMPDNQQPKAIICMVHGFGEHIGRYEHVAKFFNTHGYGFIGYDLRGHGKSGGKRGVVPSYDSLMENITEFLALVHSKFEGIPIILYGHSMGGNLVTVYTLRERPSIVKAVIVTSPWLRLTNTPAKPVVMVGKVIGNLLPSFTLPTKLVPEDLSSDLTVGRKYQDDPLVHGKISSMLFSGVNDAGQWALLNANLLKHPLLLMHGNADNITSHKASEEFIRNAPSDLVTYKSWNGMRHELHNEMVKDKVLEEELQFIQLHLN
- a CDS encoding DUF3467 domain-containing protein — protein: MENEEKKLPENQINIELTEDVAEGVYANLAMIAHSNSEFVLDFIRMMPGVPKAKVKSRVILTPEHAKRLMHALQDNLQKYEQSFGPIKRTEDAPKFPMGFGGTMGEA
- a CDS encoding DUF1987 domain-containing protein, with product MEALLIEQKEFIPLIDFNTDSDILSISGQSYHEYTTEFFQPVFKWLREYLSTPNREVTLNFKMTYFNTASSKCFYHIIEMLYEYDISGEGKAIVNWYYPINDEDMMETGEDYKFDSEWENITLIPY